A window from Chryseobacterium vaccae encodes these proteins:
- a CDS encoding DMT family transporter, with the protein MRWIILITAGIFEVLFAFCLGKIRLAAGVHFYLWIGAFLISMSLSLLLLFEAIKILPLSTAYAVWTGIGTAGTVLLGVFVLKEPVTASRIFFLLLLFASIIGLKLN; encoded by the coding sequence ATGAGATGGATAATTTTAATTACGGCTGGAATCTTCGAGGTTCTTTTTGCTTTCTGTCTTGGTAAAATCCGTCTTGCTGCCGGTGTCCATTTTTATTTGTGGATAGGAGCCTTTCTAATCTCTATGTCCTTAAGTTTACTGCTTTTGTTTGAAGCAATAAAGATATTGCCGTTAAGCACTGCTTATGCTGTATGGACAGGAATCGGAACAGCAGGTACTGTATTGCTTGGGGTATTTGTGCTCAAAGAACCTGTTACTGCAAGCAGGATATTTTTTCTGCTGTTGCTGTTCGCATCCATCATAGGCTTAAAGCTTAATTAG
- a CDS encoding aminotransferase-like domain-containing protein: MKTYKFELFTNEIEKSIREGVFKPGHKLPSVREIKEKYQLSSSTVQMGYEHLILNGSVESIPKSGYYVCNNKQNKFETLQTGHKLVVRDATFSNHLALTTSLRSGRKISEFNVAAPGNLIVPQKLLLRTMQQVIREHGAGLLRYYPASGLSSLKENIVARAVSYQTRLNGEELIITDGALQALYISLAATCGPGDVIALESPSVFSVLEVVRVLKLRVVEVPVDPIIGFDVDFFRKACEKNKIKAVVVTPNFHNPTGTLLCGEQKRMLLNIAQKHNVAVVENDIYGDIYFQGQRPSTIKSFDDSGLVLTYSSYAKTLAPGIRLGWLSSGKFMERTEQIKFALGSSVSPLYQETVSRLIQVSSYDRHVRSFRMLLAKNAHFAINLLSTHFPENICMAAPQGGYNLWIRMPESTDMKFFYEQCEKIGVRFTPGYTFSFSSAFDQYFRLVFADTFSPKRIEAIRLLGQHLR, from the coding sequence AATTAAGGAAAAATATCAGCTCAGTTCCAGTACAGTACAGATGGGCTATGAGCATTTAATACTTAATGGATCTGTGGAAAGTATTCCAAAATCCGGCTATTATGTTTGCAACAATAAACAGAATAAGTTTGAAACCTTACAAACCGGGCATAAGCTCGTGGTCAGAGATGCGACATTCAGCAATCATTTGGCACTTACAACTTCTCTTCGGTCGGGACGCAAAATTTCTGAATTTAACGTAGCTGCTCCCGGAAATCTTATCGTTCCACAAAAGTTATTGCTTCGGACCATGCAACAGGTAATCAGAGAGCATGGGGCAGGTTTATTACGTTATTATCCTGCCAGTGGATTGAGTTCATTAAAGGAAAATATTGTTGCGCGCGCAGTATCTTACCAGACAAGGCTAAACGGTGAGGAGCTGATTATCACTGATGGTGCGTTGCAGGCACTATACATATCGCTCGCCGCAACTTGTGGGCCAGGAGATGTGATCGCCTTAGAAAGCCCCAGTGTTTTTTCCGTACTTGAAGTTGTTAGAGTGCTGAAACTTAGGGTTGTCGAGGTTCCCGTCGATCCGATTATTGGCTTTGATGTAGACTTTTTCAGGAAAGCCTGTGAAAAAAATAAGATAAAGGCAGTCGTCGTCACGCCGAATTTTCATAATCCTACCGGAACACTATTATGCGGCGAGCAGAAAAGGATGCTGCTCAATATTGCTCAGAAGCACAATGTAGCTGTAGTAGAGAATGATATCTACGGAGATATTTATTTTCAGGGGCAGAGACCCTCTACGATCAAGAGTTTTGATGATAGCGGACTAGTGTTGACTTATTCATCCTATGCGAAAACACTGGCGCCCGGAATCAGACTTGGGTGGCTAAGTTCAGGAAAATTTATGGAGCGTACCGAACAGATAAAATTTGCCCTTGGAAGTTCCGTTTCCCCCCTGTATCAGGAAACAGTCAGCCGGCTCATTCAGGTTAGCAGTTACGACCGCCATGTGCGATCATTTCGCATGCTATTGGCAAAAAACGCCCACTTTGCCATTAATCTGCTATCTACCCACTTTCCAGAAAATATTTGTATGGCAGCACCGCAAGGTGGCTATAATCTCTGGATCAGAATGCCCGAAAGTACAGACATGAAATTTTTTTATGAGCAGTGTGAAAAGATCGGTGTCCGTTTTACACCTGGGTATACCTTTTCGTTTTCTTCAGCCTTTGACCAATATTTCAGGCTTGTTTTTGCCGATACGTTTTCCCCGAAACGGATAGAGGCTATCCGCTTGCTCGGTCAGCATTTAAGATAG
- a CDS encoding GNAT family N-acetyltransferase — protein MNIISKFALATDESTDTLLNLIIELASEKFGQQLQTQQLNEFIEKYYNRKYFVSEMNSMSNQWIMVYVDNQAVGYARVTSKGEVPPAIDNMRAVHIGDFSILEKFRDSQIMESLYDKCISLCRFVDVIWINEYIDNPFIEFFESKGFIKQPGMYELDDIGLLSSCLIFKNRSH, from the coding sequence ATGAATATAATTTCAAAATTTGCTTTAGCAACAGATGAGTCTACGGATACTCTGTTGAATCTGATCATTGAACTGGCATCCGAAAAATTTGGTCAGCAACTGCAAACCCAGCAATTGAACGAATTTATCGAGAAGTATTATAACCGCAAGTATTTTGTTAGTGAGATGAACAGTATGTCCAACCAGTGGATTATGGTATATGTCGACAATCAGGCTGTGGGTTATGCGCGCGTTACATCTAAGGGGGAAGTTCCACCGGCAATCGATAATATGCGCGCGGTACATATAGGTGATTTTTCAATCCTTGAAAAATTTAGAGATTCCCAGATCATGGAGTCTTTATATGATAAGTGCATTTCATTGTGCAGGTTTGTAGATGTGATCTGGATCAACGAATACATTGATAATCCGTTCATCGAATTTTTTGAAAGCAAAGGCTTTATAAAGCAACCCGGAATGTATGAACTGGACGATATCGGTCTGCTGTCCAGCTGTCTG